In Brachypodium distachyon strain Bd21 chromosome 5, Brachypodium_distachyon_v3.0, whole genome shotgun sequence, the genomic window GTACAAGGTCATGTCGAAAGATGATTGCCGCTCATCTACAAAGCCTTCTACATGGTAGTATCGGCCTCTCGTAGAGTGCCTTTATTCCTAGGAGGTTGATCATGGATAACTCTTTGGTGGATTTTGAGTGTTTCCACATAATCAAGAAGAGGTAGGAAAACTTGGGGGTGTGTGCACGGTCAAATTGGACGTGCATAAGTCCGTAGACAGAGTGGTGGTCCTTTTTGGAAGGAATTTTATCTCGGCTACGTTTCCGAAGAGATTAGGTCAAACTTGTTATGACATTAATTACATCAGTGGAATACTAGGTCCAGTGTTACTCTTGTGAGACGGACCGTTTCAGACCCTCTTACCCAATTTGTTCTTGATTTGCACATCAGGGCTTTCAACGGAATTCAAACATACTGAATGGCAATGCTAGCTAACAAAGCGTGGAGGTTGATTGACGATCCAGATTTGCTTTTGTGCATCTGTGCTACCGGCCAAATATGGTGCTGCAAAATATTACCAGGATGATGATTTGCTTAAGGCTCAACTAAAGAAGGGGTTTGAGTACACGTTTGGAGAGTAGGTGACGGGCAGAAGATAAACATATGAGATGATGCTTGGCTTTGGAGCACTCCATCGAGGAGAGTCATCTCTAGACGCGACCATCACCTTATCTCTTGGGTATGTGATCTCTTCGATTTCTGCTTGCATGACTAGGACCAGCATGCATCTGATCTCCCAAACATTCCTCCAAATGGATGCTCACGGATCCTTTCCATCCCCTTACTGACTCATGAGATGGAGGATTTCGTCCCTTGGAGTCTAACAAAGTCCGACACTTTCCCGGTCAAATTAGCGTACCATGCGAAGTGGTTTCTACACGCCCGCAAGTTTCACTGCACATATGATATGGAGTCCTATGCTCATTTCGTATGGGTTGCATCGTGGAAGTTGCGCATCCCAGCCAAGCCAGATATTCGCCCAGAAGACCCTGCATGGCACTCTGCATTGTTGTGCCATCCTTGCTAATCATCACATGAGGGTCAGCGCCCAATGGCGGACTAGCGTCAAGGACATATTACACTCGTTGTTTCAGTGTGAGCAGACAATGGAGGTATGTAGGTTAGTGGACTGTAAGTAGTTCATCGAGGCGGCTTGTCTATCGTATCATGCAAGTCAATTACGCTTCATGTCTTGTTCTCCCTTCCATCCAGACACTCCCGTAGAAGGTTTCTGGCGATTTTGTCCATGGCGAAACTCTACAACCCACGTATAAATCGACCATTGTAATTGCTGCACTAGTTTCCAACTATACTAATGGGATGCGATGCCGACAAATGCGAAGATCAAACGAGGCAGCTGGTGCAAACCCTAGCAGATTGAGTCAAGGTGTATGTGGATGGTTCTTTCAACAtcggttttttttccttgcatgCCTGGTGGTGCAGTTATCCGAGGTAGTGATGAGAGGTTCGTTTCGGTCATGAATTGAAAGCTAGATTCCGTTTCCGACATTGAAACTGTCGTGGCACACGCTTTGCGCATTGATATGTAATTAGTGGCAACCCTACGTGctattgtgtgtgtgtgaggaTGACCACTTTCAGTTTACGTCCTTATTTTGCTTGATATATTGATAGCTGACATATTTGAATTCTGACCAAAGGTCAGGTACTTGGCAACTACTACTAATCCACTATTTGGGACAGAATGCCAACACATCATCTTGCAATCAATTTCATAACTCGATGATTTGGTGAAATTTTCAGCAGCTGCGTCTTGGCTTGACTCTCCCTCTCTAAGTATTGTACCTTTTCTAGTGAATGAGTGATGTAACAATATTCTTAAAGCAATAAATATGTCTTTCACcgtaaaagaaaaagaaagtttttttaaggaaaagaaaaggaaagaaaaaaaaagctgaacGATCAAAAAAACCATGTACGCAGCAGTAGGCTGTAGCTTGTGCTGGCTACAAATATTTTGCCCAACCATCACAACTTCACAAGCGGAACGGAAGATCCAAGACGCCCTCAATTTCCCAATCTCCCTTCTCGAACCTCGCCCCCGTttctccacctccacctcacCTCGTGCTCCTTCCGCCCTCTCCCCCAAATTTTCCATCCTCTCCAATCCCAAATCCCTCAGTGATTTAGGGTTAGCAACCCCCGCCTCCCGCCTCTCACGCgcgtcgccgccatcgccattCCCGTCCTCCCTCGGTCGAGGTATGCCGTGAGGTTGTTTTCCGTCCAGCGATTAGATAAATCCCACTGACCTTCGCGATTTCCGATTGGTTCTAGATCCGCCACTGGCCGCACGGCTGCTTGCCTCTATGATTGATTTCCgattggggaacgcggtatagCCTCCGGTTGTGCTTTTGTGCATGTTGAGCTGGATGAATGGGATTTTGGAGGAGAGAATGAGGAGGGAGTTGTGGGCTGCTTGGTTGAAATCCTTTTCGAATCACTGAAACGTACTTGTCAGTAGCATATATGTATATCGCGCATACGTAATTCGATTCTGTTTGCGAAAACCAGTGGGGTGTACTGATGTACACCCTTGTATCGCTGTAGCTTCGCCCCGGCGTCCCCTATTTCCCTCTGATTTGAGAGGGTTGCTGGTTGTTGAAACGTGGAACCCTCGCTAAGAAGACTGGAGGATGACGAGGATCTTCGTGCAGCGTGGCTCCTCGTCCAACTCTGGTCGCTCGGGCTCACAGAcgccacagcagcagcagaaccagacatcatcatcatcagctgtccgggaggaggagttgAACGTGCAGCCACAGCTGCCGGAGCTCTTGGCTTCAGATGATATAACTGAGCATCTTCTTGAGGGCAGCGAGAGTAGTAGCAATAAGCCTTCGAGACTGGTTGATCCTGTGTCTGAGAGCTCAAGCTGTTCAGAAGAGAGGCCTACAAGGGAGAAACCTCCCAAAGATGACTTCAATGTGACTGATCCTGCTTTCTTGGCGGAATTAACGGGGCTTCAGTTTTCGGATAAGCCTGAGCAGGAAAATTCTGTACAGTCAGGCACTGGGCCATCGCAGATGACCGGCGGAGCATCACACCcaccgcctccaccagctccacCACCGAAACCATCATCCAGTAATAATGGGTTGAGGAGAATGGGATCTGGAAGCTCGAACAGTGTGCGGATTGGATCTTCAAGAAGGCCAGTAGCTTGGCCACCAGTGGCAGCTCGGACATCTGCTTCGGGTTCTCGGCCTTCTTCACCTAGGTCGCTTGCTGATTGTGAAGGGTACAATAGTGCAGATGAGCAGGGCCCCTGTTACACCTCTAGCTATGATGATTCGGTATGATCTCTTGTCTGGTTTTGTTCTATATGTGGGCTTTAAAATTTTATGTTATATCTCTAGCTATTTTACTTACTGCATTAGCATTAATCATATAATATGTGGGCTTTAATTTTTTATGTTATATCTATAGCTATTTTACTTACTGCATTAGCATTAATCATATAATATGTGGATAACACAGTAGATACTTTGGATCCTTCGTAACTGAAGGGTATGATTTTTAAGAGCTCTTTTCAGTTAGGTTAGGTGTATGAAAGTAAGTTGCTTATTCTGATATAGTAAGTAGATGTGATTATCTAATCTTGCCCAAAATGTCAATGTGTCTTGCTTATATTATTAGGCAAGTGCtgatgtattttattttcctcaGGAAAGGGAGCATATGTTTGAGCATGACCTAAGGCGAGTGAAAGGGTTGGAGATAAGGAAGATGGCGGAAGATGGGAATTGTCTGTTTAGAGCTGTTGCCGATCAAGTTTATGGTGATCCAGAAGCTTATGACATGGCTAGGCAGATGTGTGTTGATTATATGGTAGGTTGCATCATTTCATTGGATATTAGTCTTCTAGAGTCAAGACTCAAGAGTATGTGATGCATTTATGAGGAAAAATATTACAAGTGCCGTAATAGCATGTCATATACTAGTCATAAATCCAATTCACTAGTTCTGGCCTTCTGGCTATTTGTTATGTTGACATGTTAATCCTTGTCATCTATTTTTCCTCCCCTAATTCATCACAATTCTTTACGATCATCTTAAGTGCTTAGCTTTGTTAGGTTTATGATAATCTGCATGCCAATGATACATGCTAGATAGTATATAGTAACTTCAGGAGTGTGAAACATAATACAGTCTATTACACAACTAGGCAGGGTTACAACAATGGTTACCACCTGATTACAGGCTTCTAATTGGTAGCTGATATTGGTTTCCCACAAGGCACTCATATGTATACGAGTATCGGGTCAATAAAAATAAGGATACGGGGATAGGACACTTTCCAAAACACCGATGCGGAGATACGTTTGActattttttataaataaattatatCTCTTAGCAGCAACTAACAACAGCAGATTACCTTGTGATTctgttgtttgttcttttcctAAGAAGCTCCTCCAAAGTCTTTCTTAGAATGGTAACATGATTCCACAGTGGAGCCCTGAGGTTGGTGAGTAAATCACTAGACATCTTATAGGATAGACAACTACGCAAGGACCAAGTTTGCTGTTTGGGATCTGCAGGTAGGGAGCAGCCATTAGGGGACTAGGAAAAATAGGAGCAGCCTTAGGGGACTGGGGATCTGTAGGAGAGGAAGGAAGAGGACTGGAGGAGCTTGATTCCGGCTGCTGTGGCTGGTGATGTTGCCAGGGAGCCACCACCTAGGGCAGGAGAACAGCAGCAGGGGGGATTGGGAGTTCAGGTCTTCGGAGAGTCAGGGTCAAGGGGGATTGATCATTGAGCAGAGGCAGGGGATAAGTTAAGCCCTAACTGGGCTGAGCTGTGTCCAACAAGTATCGGGAAGGTATCCAAGACGTAGCAGAACTAGAAGTAAATTGTTTTTATTGCTATATTCTCCGTTACTCCAGGGATATGTATCAGGGATGTATCTGTATCGGATACCATATCCGATATGGATATGCTGGTCCCAGCAAGTATTGGTGCTGCACAGTTGATTTCTGCTTTGATCACTAACCAGCTCTTTTAAGCGAGATTATTGCGGATGTAACACACAGTATCTCGGGCAAAACTTGTTGCTACTTTCTTCTTTTGGTATATGTGGTGAAAGAATACCATAGAATACTGATATTATGTGCAAGAACAATGCAAAACCCTGGCAAACTCATCATGAATCAACCATGCTTCCTTATATGTTCAAATATTTCAGGGCAGTTGGCAACATTATTGGTCTTAACTTTTGAGTCGTTGGCATAATTTACTCTTATGGATGATATACTCATTTCTGTAACAACAGTACCCGTGAGCTGTTAATAGGGCTAGTTTCTGAAACATGCCCCCTGAAATCCCAAAATGGCATGCGCTAACCGAAACAAACGTACGAAAGCACAGCCCATTTTGTACTGGAGTGGTAAATACTCTTTAGCAGGGCAGTCAAAATGCTCATTGcggttttattttttaatgcCAGGAAAGAGAACGGGATCATTTCTCCCAGTTCATGACCGAAGGTTTTACATCATACTGTaagaggaaaagaagagataAGGTAAGCTGAAACATGCCTGGTACATTTGCATATATTGAGTAAGCAAATCATTACTCACCTTTTTGTTAGTCTCTCAGTTGCAcaaaatggattttcaagattAGAATGACTTCTCCAATTGAATTATCTTTTTACTGATATTTAAAatcacatttattttttcatgttGTGCATTCAGTGCTGGTACAATGGCATTGTTGTTTTGTGCTGCCTGTTAGCTGTTactatttaaaaaatattctTGTGAAATATATCTCCTGTGGTGTGGTCAATTGACTTGCATATTTTGATTCAAATCTCATGCTTCCATGTCCCTCTGACAAGCATTTTTCACATGTTGCATTTTGTCTCTGGTTTGGTCAAGTCCTGTGTACTATTGCAGATATTATTTTGGTTTGCTCTGCATTTATATTTAATATTTTATGTGCTTCCATACAGTGAAGCATTTAAATCTCCAGATTTCTAGAGCTGTTCTGTTGCATACATGAGTTCTTTCAAGTACTGATTCAATGTATATAGTCAGCTCAGCAGCTACTTTTCAAGtacaaataaaagaaagaaatgagatgatacaaggaaaaaaaattgcatctaATTTGTTAATTGCACATAAAATACAAGGAAAAAGtatattaattttttattGGTTGCCTGTTCTTTCAAGGTATATGGCAATAATATTGAGATCCAGGCCTTTGCTGAGATGTACAATCGTCCAATTCACATATATTCTTACAGTACAGGTAAAATTTTCTCTAGCGCCTTAACCctgcttcttttttctccttaTCAGTTCTTTCATTCTCAAAGTCTCACCTTCGTTTGCTCTTATTGCAGAGCCCATTAACATTTTTCAAGGAAGTTATAACACAGATGTTCCTCCAGTTAGGTTAAGTTACCATCATGGTAATCATTACAATTCAGTTGTTGATCCTCGCCGGCAAACAGTTGGGGCAGGCCTGGGATTTAGCTCCCTTAGAGGGGTAAGTCATCCAAAACTTCCTTTTTGGACATGATTTGTGATGGTCATCGTTGCCCTGTTAGCCATTTTATGCATGAATGGTTTTGCCAACTGCCCTGAAATGAAAAATTCACTTCCATTTGTGCATAGACCAACAATGTCGACAGGGACCAAGTGAAGGCTGCAATAAGAGCTCAGCAAGACCAGCAGATTGAGAATGTGAGTGGTGGCTAATTATTTCCCATGTTTACTTTCCATCACATGACATTCAAAATTAAATTGGTTTCTTAAGCTATTTGCTAATCAAATTATCAACCGTGGCTTGATGCTTGTGTCGTTGGTAATTTTAGGCACTTTTGGCGGAAGGGCGGCTCTACTCTGATCTGGAATTAACCGAGCAGGAAATAGAGCGGATGGTGATGGAGGCCTCTAGGGCAGAGTATCTGAACCAGCAACAGGTTAACTTCAGAGATTCATCAAGGTCAGGGGCAGAGCCATCTTCTTCTGCCGCAAGTAAACACTCTTCTCTCACTCTCTGAGAAACTTTACGATGTTTTGTCGATTGGCTATTTGCCTGATACTGAGATGCTTCCTGTCTGTATAGTTACTGGGTCGTCTGGTTCGGCTACGGCAGCAGATAGAAGCAACGAGAATTGCTTTGTGCTCCCGGACACCGTGCTGACTCGTGGCATGCAGTTGCTCCTAGCAATGGGCTTCAGCTACATGCAAGTGATGGAAGCCTACAGCATATTCGGCGAGGACGTGGACTCTATGATCTGCTACCTGGTAGAGATGGGAGGCACCGGGCCTTCTGCAGGTGGCAGCAATCGTCGGAAAGGAAAGGCTGCTGAGTAAACCCGTGCAAATTTGTAGAGGCGTTGGAGGAACAAAATCATCAGGCTAAGATCATACAAAATAATGGTAGCCTTTGTGGGTTGAGAGCTGGTACATCAATGTAGTGCTACCTTGTTGGGGGATATAATGAATAAAAGGTACTCTCGGGAGTCTTGACTTTTCTGTGCGTCATGGTGTTTGGATGGCCCTGGTACGTTCGATCTGTTGAGCCAAATTCCTGGAGAAACGATGCAATCTGTAGCCTGTAGGTGGGATCGGCTGGGAGCGTGATGCTTCTATCTGAGATTTATCTCGTTTAGCGCTCTTCTCTTATTGTACACTAGAACAGAAAAGCGTCTGTGTGACCGTGCCTGTCCCGAAATGGCTTATGGCTGACATATGGCTTTCAAGGTAGAGTTTACTCGAAAGAGCTAGCAGTGTCACCACATGAAATGTAATCAGGGGAAGCATATCAAACAACTAATAGTTGGTAGATTCAAGGGAAAAGAGCTGCAAAAAGATACAAATAGGCATTTCAACATAAACAAAACCAAGTTCTTGCATCTTTTACACTTGTGATCTATTTATAAATGTCAGTGATAATATGCTTGACACAACAAAAACCTTTTAAAAAGGAGTGTAACTCCTTGTAGAATGGTGCTTGGAtagacaaaaaaagaaaaaaaacatcccaGCAACATTGCGGGGCTGACTGCTGAGCATGATACATAACCTGGCGAGCAGACAAGGATTTGCAGTTGCACGTCCTAGCGCTAGCCTGaaacaaaagcaaacaaaaaccACAAAAGGATTTGCAGACAAGGATTCACTCGCTGTATATCGATTCCTCCTGCAACGCTAACGTGCCCAGGTCGGGCCCATGAGCGAGCCAAaagcacccccccccccccccccccccccgccgcTTACGCATAAGTACGCCCGCATAATTACTCCTTGCAACTGTACTGTTTACGAATCGTTCTCCGGATGTTCCAGACAGATATTCATCCGGAGAACGCAAGTAAACAACACAACAGCATTTAGTTTAGTCTCGCTTGAAGAAAGCCTTTAGTTCCGTCCACCCAAAAAATAGATCGCAAATCCACGTCAAGGAGAGCGCACACATATGCCAGATTGCCAGTCCCttgcttaattttcttttcttttcactaGCTCACAGGCTGCAAAACCCGAAACGACATAGCCCCGGTTCGGTTTACAGGTCCTCGGATTTTCGAATCACCCTGGTCGTACGCAAACAGGATTCACGCATCTGAAGAAAAATAATGCTCTGAAATAAGAGTAAAAGACAGCGTTGCAAGTGAATAAAGTGGTAGCACCTGGACCGACGGGTGTTGGTCCGAGTCACCTTGGAGAAAGCGATGTGTATAGCTcccggttcggttcggttcggttcggttcgggtTCGGGTTCGGGTTCGGGAGAGACGATCCAAGCTTGGTAACCGTATGTGCCTATCATTTATTATTACTCCACCTGCATGTAGTATGAAGATGCTTTTGACTCTGCATCTTGAGTGTAGACTCTGGAGCAGGCGGCAGGGGGACCCCGAAATGGCATTGCTGGGGCTcgggttcggttcggtttcaGCTTCCAAACGAGGCAAGGAGGTCGTTAATTTCCTCTTTTGTCCCTGGGTGTACACGTACGTTTCCAGTATTTACAAGGACGGCCAATAACGAACACacaagagaagaaaatataaacaaaagaagagcTCTGGCACACACCTGTTTAGTTTACTTAAACATAGCAAATCGATCAGGTTGATTAATTACTTGCTTACAGTTTCAGCTCCAAGTTTGATCCTTGAAGAGGTGTATTAATTTACTCGGTATTGTTAACGGGTTAAAATAAAGTCTGGACAAACAACACCACTGATACAATCACAAGCAATCAACTAGCCTGGGGGTTCGTAATTTTATCATGCATGGAATACTAATCTGCATTCTGCATTCTGCATTTTACCCCTAGCTAATGGTTAAGCCACGATCTGTTGGGCTCCCGGTTCGGGTTCGGTTTTGGGATAGACGATCCAGGTTAGTTTGCTAATCATACATAGGGCAGGGCCCACGTGCGTGCGTGAAGATACTTTTGACTCTGCATCCTGGGCAGGCCGCTGGGAACCCGGAATAGCATTGCTCTTTGCTCCAGGTTCGGGTTcgggttcggttcggttccaGTTTCCAACGCGGCAAGAGTCGTCTTTTCCTGGGTGTGCACGTACATGTTTCCAGGATCTACAAGGAGGACTGACTTAATTACTGCTTACAGCTTCAGCTCTAAGTTTGATCCTTGAAGAGGTGTAATAATTTTCTCGGTATTGATAACGgattcaaaaataaaagaagtcTTGTAGACAAGCAATACTAttctctccgtctcatattaagtgccggaaaaattacatgtatctaaacgtattttagtatatgaatacgttcatatttaaacagatttgagtcacttaatatgggaggGAGGAAGTACTAATACAATCACAAAGAATCAATTAACCTGagttttgcattttttttttatcatggaACACTGATATGCATCTTACTTACTCCTAATGGGTGCATAGGCGTATTTAGGAGTCTGGTCACCTTGGAAAAACCGATGTGTGCGGCTCCCGGTTTGGGTTCGGTTTCAGGCATGGAGCGAACATGACACTCCAAGCTTGCTCATTGTATGTGTGTGCCCATCATCATTTGTTATTACTCCACTTGCATGTCCGGACTCTGAAGTTGCTTTTGGCCCTGTGGCAGCAGAGAACCCAAAATGAGAGAGCTTCCTCGGTTTCGgatcggttcggttcggttttggCATCCACGCGTCTAAGTCATCCTCGTTGCTCTACTATATAAACAACCTTCAGGGCTATCCCCAGTTCCCCAGTCCTCGCCAGTCACCATCATCCAAAGCTGCTCTCAGAGCCTGAAGCCAAACCATTAAGCTCCTACAGACCAAGCACACAATGGAGCTCCCAACCATCATCCTCCAAATGCTGGCCTTGATCTCCGGCGCGTGCCGCGACCCGGAGAAGCTGCCGGGGGCTCTCATCTCGTGCGGCATCCTCGAAGCCGCCGTGGCGCTCTGCCTCATCATCTTCAGGACTCCGGGAGGTATATTCCTCCACCATGGCAAGGCACCCTTCTACCTCTACTACGGCATCCTCGTTGCCACAGTGATATTTGGGCTCATGGAGGCGTCGGCCGGATTCTGGGTGTCCGGGGACGTTGTCGGACGGCGTGCCGCCGGGAAGACGATCTTGTGGGTGTCCATCCTGCCCATCGTCATCGTTGCTGCTCTTGGAGGCTTTGTCATCCGCAACGTCAAATAGTTCCACCTCTGTTCTCATTTACCAtgtatttgtatttttgtaGTGTATGCCAACTTGATCGAACTTGTTGTGATAATGAGCATGAGACTTTTAATCTGATGTGTCTACCAGATATGAGACTTTTACGCTGTTAATAATATTTAGGCCATGTTTGGATTGTCATGATTTTAGTGAGAGAGCTGGTATTTAGTTCCTAAGGAAATATTACGAGGTTTGGCTTGTGCCATGGGGCATTCAATCGATGTGAATTTATATGTGGTTTTGCCTTTACGTTAGGTACGAGTTGTATTTTGGCACTTGTTTTCTGTCCCGCCCAAAAGCATGGCTGAAGCAGAGGAGCGATGCAACGGAGCAGAAAATAATGTAAAGAAAACAGCTTACTTAAACATAGCTAATCGACCAGGTTGGTTAATTACTTGCTTACAGCTTCAGCTCTAAGTTTGATCCTTGAAGAGCTGTACTAATTTTCACGGTATTGCTAACggtcaaaaataaaagaaatctAGATAAACAATACCGCTAATACAATCATAAGCAAGCAATTAACCTGAGGAATTGTAAATTTATCACGGAACACTGATCTGATTTTTACCCGTAATGGGTGCGTATGCTTGCTTAAGAGTTCAGGTAATCCTGGCAGGGGTTCGCATCGTGTTGAGCCGAGTCACCGTGGGGAACCAATGTGTTCGGCTCCCGGTTCGGGTTCGGTTTTGGAACAGGGAGCGAACAGGACGGTCCAAGCTTTCTAACTACTCCTAACATTTTAGTACTATTATATACTCCACTTGGACGTGCGAAGATGCTTTTGCCTCTGCATCttgaggcggcggcagagaaCCTGAAATGGCTcgggttcggttcggtttcaGCTTCTAACGGGGCAATGTAAGTTCAAACACTTCAAGTTTGACACTTTGTTCAAGCACCCATCTCTAGTTGTTTACTATGGATATCATCCAGCACGAAACTATTTTCAGATAATTCTTCGAGCTTAGAGCCTCGAGCCAAAACCATTTCTCCTGTTTGTATCTCCACCATGTCAATATTGAAATATAAGTGAATTGTCCTCTTCTTTCATAGTCCCATCAGATTAAACTTTTTGTGAACACGTGTGGTGTATAAAACTCAATATGGTATCAGAACCGAGAGGTCTTGTGTTCATGACCCGGCATGCTGCAATTAAATTACAGGCTTTGTCATCCTGGATGCCAAATAGTTGCCTCTCTTTCCATTCATTATGTATTTGTAGTGTAAGCGGAGTCGAACTTCTTGTACAGGCAAAACACTTGTCGTGGAAAATAAGTATTTATTTGCTTACACTTGTAATTTGATACACCCTCCGTTTGGGTTTAAAAGACATGCGCGTACTGCGTACATCGAGGACGTCAATTTCATCAACTAaatatgtactctctccgtctggGAATAATTAACTTGGATTTGCATAAGAATCTGTTCAAattcaagtcacttatttctgaaTGGAAGGAGTATTATATTGCACAAAAAATATACCTTTAGATTCGTCAACAAATGAACTTTGTAATGATATGGTTGTTTGGTCATATAACTTATCTCTTTTTAGTGAAATCGGTGACCTAGGAACACATGAAGGCCTTGTAAACCTGAACAGAGGTAGTATGTGTACGAGATCTGAGGGTTTATGCTCGAAGTACGGTAATATTTAAGGAAATAATATGGAGGTTTGGCTTGTGCCGTGGCTTTTGATCGAATCTAAttcagagcatctccaacaacaTACCCATATTTTGGGTACCAAAACCATTATGGGTtggaaagagagaaaatatgggtACCCAAAACTTACCCAACTTCTACAACACTCTTAAATTTGGACACCCATATACTTCAATTCACaccgggcccacatgtcattgATCCACCCTCTCTTCTTTCCCATGCACATCTCTTCTCTCCCGAATTCGTCTCTCCTCTGCTGCCTCCCGATCCACATCGGAGCAggccagggccgtggcagAGCGGGCCGGCAAAGCCAGCGACCAGCAGAGCGGGCGACGCTCGAAGCTGACGGGTCGATGGGGGCTGAAATTTCCGTTTCTTGGCAGCTGGGTTCCTGCGTGGATATGGATAGCTACCCATATTCTAGCTGGGAATACCCGTATTTGGGTATTGGGAGGCAAAATATGGGTATGTATAGTTTTAAATAGCGCGCTCTAGTGTTTGGAGAGGGCTCCCGCTAAAGCTATGCAGTTTTAGCGCTAACCTAAGAAAAAACGCTATTAACTCTGCTAATCACGCCATAACGCTATATTTTGGGATCGTTAGCGCGCTAAGCTGACTATGTTATAATTATTTTGGGGGCTTTTGGCACAAGGCATGACCTAAAATTCCATCGCATCTCAAGCAGTGCCGCAGCTCATTGTAGTTTTTTAG contains:
- the LOC100823428 gene encoding OTU domain-containing protein 5-B is translated as MTRIFVQRGSSSNSGRSGSQTPQQQQNQTSSSSAVREEELNVQPQLPELLASDDITEHLLEGSESSSNKPSRLVDPVSESSSCSEERPTREKPPKDDFNVTDPAFLAELTGLQFSDKPEQENSVQSGTGPSQMTGGASHPPPPPAPPPKPSSSNNGLRRMGSGSSNSVRIGSSRRPVAWPPVAARTSASGSRPSSPRSLADCEGYNSADEQGPCYTSSYDDSEREHMFEHDLRRVKGLEIRKMAEDGNCLFRAVADQVYGDPEAYDMARQMCVDYMERERDHFSQFMTEGFTSYCKRKRRDKVYGNNIEIQAFAEMYNRPIHIYSYSTEPINIFQGSYNTDVPPVRLSYHHGNHYNSVVDPRRQTVGAGLGFSSLRGTNNVDRDQVKAAIRAQQDQQIENALLAEGRLYSDLELTEQEIERMVMEASRAEYLNQQQVNFRDSSRSGAEPSSSAAITGSSGSATAADRSNENCFVLPDTVLTRGMQLLLAMGFSYMQVMEAYSIFGEDVDSMICYLVEMGGTGPSAGGSNRRKGKAAE